A portion of the Homalodisca vitripennis isolate AUS2020 chromosome 2, UT_GWSS_2.1, whole genome shotgun sequence genome contains these proteins:
- the LOC124353559 gene encoding galactose-specific lectin nattectin-like: MSHVLLICLLINVACVFGQNDDSVSPPQCIVNGDCGAAETCVNLSCQNPCPGTCQGNAKCEVHDHVPYCSCKPGFSGDPFTGCQQETPNCTPSGSPRGKKVYKVERFIKVNWYAALIHCKSHGGALATIRSQEENEQIKEEIRKTTLRNDRFWTSGTNYPQGHWVWMSTGETLPDFTDWLPGEPNNNVGTEHCLNFYESNNQGYMWNDVTCTELMYPICEYFE; this comes from the exons ATGTCCCATGTGCTTTTGATATGTTTACTTATCAACGTTGCCTGTGTCTTTGGACAAAATGATGACTCCGTAT CGCCTCCGCAATGCATTGTTAACGGAGACTGCGGTGCCGCAGAAACCTGTGTCAACCTGAGTTGCCAAAACCCTTGCCCTGGCACCTGTCAGGGTAACGCCAAGTGTGAGGTCCACGACCATGTACCGTACTGTTCCTGCAAGCCCGGCTTCTCTGGGGACCCTTTCACTGGTTGTCAGCAAG AGACACCAAACTGCACACCTTCTGGCAGTCCCCgtggaaaaaaggtttataaagTGGAGCGCTTTATAAAG GTCAATTGGTACGCTGCATTAATTCACTGCAAAAGTCATGGCGGAGCGTTAGCCACCATTCGGTCTCAGGAAGAAAACGAACAGATCAAAGAGGAGATCCGCAAAACAA CCTTGCGCAACGATAGATTCTGGACCTCTGGAACGAACTATCCTCAGGGACATTGGGTTTGGATGTCTACCGGGGAAACGCTGCCGGACTTTACAGACTGGCTACCCGGAGAACCAAACAACAATGTGGGCACCGAGCACTGTTTAAACTTTTATGAGAGCAACAATCAGGGTTATATGTGGAACGACGTAACATGTACAGAACTAATGTACCCGATATGTGAGTATTttgagtaa